The Clarias gariepinus isolate MV-2021 ecotype Netherlands chromosome 3, CGAR_prim_01v2, whole genome shotgun sequence DNA window TGTATTAGGTGTGATCTCACACTGCTCATGTGATATGTGATCTGTCTCTCATAAAAGGTCATATGCAAATGAAAAAGAGGTTCTTTTTCCAGTTCAGCAGAATACCGAGTAGTATGCATGCTTTTTTCaccatataatttaatataaattaccGATTATCTTACGCAAGAACGACTGCGTCAACAGAAATGCTGAAAAAGGCTATGGTTTAATTTATATTCACTTGGTatgttaaaagaaagaaagcaccAACTTCAAACTTTGTTGTTTATAATGAACGCATCATACTAATACAATCACTCACAGGTAACAATTAGTCATTAAAGGTGATTTATTTCTCCCAGCTGTCccattttatacagtacacaaacgTCTCTGCTAACATAATCTAACCCCTGTATTTGATGTTCCCGcattcaaacttttgactttctCATCTGACCCAGACCAAATGCCTTCACCTTATCATTTAGTGGCAACAACATTCAGTTTGTTTCTGTTCTCTTCTCGGCCTTCCTATGTTTCATCAGACAGGTTTAAAGCTCCTATAGTCTACAGGGCACAATTACTACAAAGATCAGAATTAATAtatgagtaaaataataataataataataataatatattttatttgtattgcacttcacATTTAAGACAATCTCAAAGTGCCACAAagtaagcatttttataaaaatataaaaatataaaataatataacaagAGGATAAAAgctaacaaactaaaataaaataaaaataaataaataaatcaaaacagtAAAGCTAATGGAAAAAACTACGAACCTAACATAAAATgtacatcataaaaaaacaatataaaagatAAAGAGCAGCTACTGAAGTCAACAATATATTCTGCTAAAAAGGAATgttttaagttcttttttaaagtgttcAGTAGCCTGAGGTGCCCTCAGATGGTCGGGAAGGGCATTCCATAGGCGAGGGGCAGCAGAACAAAAGGCCCGATCCCCCATGGTACAGAGCTTAGTCCTGGGTGGGAGAAGGCAGTTAGAGTTCGTAGAGCGGAGAGATCGTGTTGAGGTTTGTGGGATGAGCAACTCCTTCAAGTATGTAGGAGCATTGCCATAAATTTACTGATGAGTAAGGAGGCAGACCTTGTATTCGATCCTCGCTGAAATGGGGAGCCAGTGGAGTGTGTAAAGGACGGGGGTGATATGATCACATTTCCGTACCTTCATTAAGATCCTAGCAGCGCAGTTCTGAATGTATTGCAGTCTCTGAAGATTCCTGTTAAAGATCCCAAAAAAtagtgcattacaatagtccaatctAGTGGAgacaaaagcatgaattagcTTATCTGCATCAGGCTGGGTTAGAGTGGAAAGTCTGGCAAtattcctgagatggtaaaaggagGTCTTGCAGAGATATTTAATATGATTATCAAAAATTAATTGAGGATCGAACCGCATTCCAAGGTTGGTGACCAATGAAGAGAGGGGGATGTCATGTCCAGAGATAGTTATATTTGTTATGGAGGATGACCGGATCTGATGGGGGGAGCCAATCAAAATTGCTTCAGTTTTCGAGCTGTTTAGCTGAAGAAAGTTTTGCTGCATCCATGACTTAATCTCTTCGAGACAGTCAGTCAATAACAATTTGTGGGATGGTGTTGATAACGTAGAGTTATGCTTATCTGTTTTCATATAAAGTTGTGTATCGTCAGCGTAGCAATGAAATGATAGCCCATAACGATTTACAGTATAACACCACCAAGGGGAAGCATATACAGAATGAAAAGAAGGGGTCCGAGTACAGAACCCTAAGGCACTCCACAAGACACCTTGTGTTCCCAAGATTTTGCACTTCCGATGGAAACATATTCTGTTCTGTCTGTAAGGTATGATTTAAACCAGGAAAGAGCAGTATCAGCAAGACCTATGGTATGACATAACCAATTTAAAAGTATGCCATGGTCGACAGTGTCAAATGCTGCAGACAAATCAAGAAGAACAAGGAGAGAAGGTGAGCCGGCATCAGCAGCCATCAGCAAATCATTAGTTACCCTAGTTATCACTAGTTATACAAAGGCACAATTTAAGTGTATTGAATGTactatacttagtacacttaaagtacagtatatggctgtgtaattttactttgttacaaatacataaggctatattcttattgcagcagtagcatgctgttatacatctggtcaattacaaatactaaaaaaagtacactttgtgattaattcaaacaaacaaacaaaaaaacaaaaacttcctGACCCATCAAGAGGTCATCACAGGAGACCATCCAATCCAAGTGTCCTTCCTGATACAACCCTCACAGTTTTGTgtttgggaccagcactgcatgcagCTGGGTAGTATGACAACTGCCATGACCACATGCACTTTAGAACAGGCTGCTCGaaaattagaatgtaaatggTGTCAACCTAGATTGTTAGTATTCTAAATAGCATATAAGTAGAGTATCCtgaactatataaaaaaagctaTTTGTGCTGCTGGATCGAtttatctctccactcttatagaagctaacaaaaataatcctagatttttatttaatactgtagcaaTTAACTAGAAACTGTAACAGAATCGGACTGACACAGGAGGGTAAGTCTTTCAAGAAAGCTATGTTTATTAATTCAGCAGACACGGTAGGGTCAAGGTTGATCGCTAGGATAATTACTGGAAATTGGCAGTCACTTTACATGGGGGGAAGCCTTGATGATCGCTTCTTTCTTTTCTGGTCGACGTGGAGATTCGGGGATGGCACGGTCGGTTCGGAGGGCACACTGAGACAACGGCGAGGGAGATGTGCACACGCCCACACACGGAGCCACGGAGACGGGGAAACAAACAGGAGAACACACTTCTGAGGAGAAACAAGGAGAACAGGTAAGTAATTTTAAGACACTTATTCGAGTCTTACTCGTCTGGAGATTCGGTCCACTTTCGTCTTACGAGCCCGGACGTTGAATGTTGTGTGGCGTGCGCTTTTGAGAGTTCGCCCTCATTGTGATCAGGTGGCGGTGATTAGTACTCTGGAGATGGGGGGCGTGGTGTTTGACTTGATTCGGAGCCTGGCTCGATTGTGACAGAAACAAGACTACTGCAGAAAACTACAGTAATtattgaactttttcaataacaaaatcgtaaaatattaggtaaaaaattcatgctttgaaaccagacaatttaaattatacagataataaactaaccatttcacatcagaacctagaatacatTACCCCCCTTGAAGAGAGTTTCTGAAAAATCATTAAGccgtgaattagatcctataccgacacattttctcaagcagatagtatCAGCAATAATGGAACCCCTGTTAACAATAATTAACTCTTGGGAAATTTTAGGAGAAAATTCTGAAAAAGGGcaagtttttaatttatattttggtgGTAGATTAACAGAAAGTTTGTGGCAACTTCAAACTTTGTTGTTTATAATGGCAACATCATACTATTATAATCACTTACAGGTAACAATTACTCTGCTAAATGGTTAAATCtcaaatatgaaatataaaaatcaattatttaaaaagaaaccttTGCTTGGTTAAATTTTATTGATATTAATGTAAATCTCCTGCATTTCTAATCCATAAATTATTGGTTTAAAGAGAGAAGGAACAATTAGATATTCTATTGACAGgatcatagtaataatgtgaGGAATTTGTTTTGATTCTATTCTGTTAGTTGTCTATTCTATTCTGCTGAGTTTAACAAGGGAGTAATTATCacagtatattttgtttaattaaaatttacacaGCTGAAGTTGGGATGTTAAAGTAACACCAACACCAACCTCACAGCACGGTAAAAaccatgataaaaataatatctTACTGACAGTTACATAATGTAATGGTTTACAGATGGACACCAATCTGTCATATGCCATAGATGATAACAGTGTAAACTCTGATGCACCATATGTGTACAAACAAAATGCTTGGAATAAACACTCTTTATAAGACACAATTTGTTTTTCAGACAGTAAGTCAATGAGCAGTTTAGGATAAAGAGCAGTTGACCCCAAGAGAGCATTACAAAGCAAAGCAGCAATGAAAATGTACATGGGTTCATGGAGATGTTTCTTTCtaaatattatgaaaatgaCAAGAGTATTAAAACAGATAATCATTATGTATACAGTaagacaaaaatgcaaaataaatgtatctGTAGTGCTCTATTTCAACATGTTCCTGCAgtgttaaatatgtaaaattgttaaaatcttccaattcaattcaattcaattcaattttatttatatagcgcttttaacaatggtaattgtctcaaagcagcttcacaaaaataaaagaaattcataataataataataataataataaagataaattgTGTATGTTGTCACGGTTCGCCACCAGAGGGCGCCATGCTCCCGGactccattttgttttcttttgtgtttcctGTGTTTCCTTTGGTTTTCATTTGAACTTCAattcccagagtgcacctcggtcaggtgatgggagcacacctgaaccgagggtaGCTAATTACGTTTGTTATAAATAGTCTTTCAGTTTAGTTTCCTTTGTCTGGTATCTGTTGTGGTCAAGTTAAGTGGGAGTTATGTTTCCCTGTTCTTGGTGTCATGCCACTTCCCTAGCTCCTGGTTTGAGTTGTTCTTGGTTTGGTTTTGCTTATGTACTGTCATGTTTTGTTCCTAGTTTGTCTTGTTATCTCCTAGCCTGTGTTTAGTTCATGTTTAGCCTTTCGTGTCTAGTTCATGTTTAGCCTGTCGTGTCTAGTTCATGTTTAGCCTGTCGTGTCTAGTTCATGTTTAGCCTGTCGTGTCTAGTTCATGTTTAGCCAGTCCTAGCGTAACTCCGTGCCTTAGCGTAACTCCGTGCCTTAGCGTAACTCCGTGCCTTAGCGTAACTCCCTGCCTTAGCGTAACTCCCTGCCTTAGCGTAACTCCCTGCCTTAGCGTAACTCCCTGCCTTAGCGTAACTCCCTGCCTTAGCGTAGGTTAGTTAGTGTGTTACTTATGTCCTGTGTTGCTGTCCCTTAGTTTCCCCGATGTAGATGTCTGTTTATGTTTGGGTTGCCTTATTAAAAGACCTTTCCCCCATGATCACCTCTGCCTGTATATCTTCACTAAAACCCACACACAGCACCCGTTACATAtgtgtgtctagataataatgagatgaatgaatgaaatgtctctgctgagcaagccaagggtgacggcgacagtggcaaggaaaaattccctaagatggcaataggaagaaaccttgagaggaaccagactaaacaggggccaggggtagctcagtggttaaggcattggactaaggttcggaagatcccaggttcaaaccccacaacaaccaagttgccactgttgggcccttgagcaagccccttaaccctcaactgctcagatgtgtaatgagataaaaaatgtaagtcgtctgccaaatgcctaaatgtaaatgtaacagggaacccatcctcatttgggtgataacggatggagatgatataacatcatgtgtgttatgcagctgaaagtacaatataacagaaattctttaaattaacataaagtccTCAGGATCCTCAGgattctttaaataaacataaagtgcctcaggatcctcacagggttggcctttgtctactaaagctggtacaatctcaagatgcctcgggatgggtagaaaagtacagaacagatggaaagaattagcgtagttgccattcaggataggtgtactgaagtatgaagttatgggatgagttacgcgtatgccagattaaagggATGCGTCTTgagtttacttttaaactgggaaactgtgtctgagccctgaacactgtctggagggctatttcaaag harbors:
- the LOC128518690 gene encoding LOW QUALITY PROTEIN: olfactory receptor 4P4-like (The sequence of the model RefSeq protein was modified relative to this genomic sequence to represent the inferred CDS: deleted 1 base in 1 codon; substituted 1 base at 1 genomic stop codon), which produces ELEDFNNFTYLTLQEHVEIEHYRYIYFAFLLTVYIMIICFNTLVIFIIFRKKHLHEPMYIFIAALLCNALLGSTALYPKLLIDLLSEKQIVSYKECLFQAFCLYTYGASEFTLLSSMAYDRLVSICKPLHYVTVSKILFLSWFLPCCEVGVGVTLTSQLQLCKFXLNKIYCDNYSLVKLSRIE